In the Bacillus shivajii genome, one interval contains:
- a CDS encoding RNA-dependent RNA polymerase family protein, whose protein sequence is MKNFMFIIGLILSLTLLVACFNTNEETSTDFTEQESINEQDGPDKNKSIEIEDKNNTAKDIELDVHSLIKADKNSKEDINKVLTSLEKLDPASYNSIEGAYFDEVIGWIRQLETSIKMEYIDDIFSLHNKLDGAASAAYGAVMYDLFEEEPTWYIQKLSALDKKVVKSTSNLLAHYAWYHDLEEVISTTQALYETNELSEIEKKTINEIIEALERQLRGDI, encoded by the coding sequence GTGAAGAACTTCATGTTTATAATCGGGCTTATTTTGTCATTAACTTTATTAGTTGCATGTTTCAACACTAATGAGGAAACATCCACAGACTTTACCGAACAAGAAAGTATAAATGAACAAGACGGACCCGATAAAAATAAATCAATAGAAATAGAAGATAAAAATAATACGGCAAAGGATATTGAGTTGGATGTTCATTCGTTAATAAAGGCTGACAAAAACAGTAAAGAAGATATAAATAAAGTTTTAACTTCCTTAGAAAAACTTGATCCTGCTTCTTACAATAGTATAGAAGGTGCATATTTCGATGAAGTCATTGGTTGGATCCGTCAGCTAGAAACGTCCATAAAAATGGAATATATAGACGATATTTTTTCATTACATAATAAACTTGATGGGGCAGCAAGTGCGGCATATGGTGCTGTCATGTATGACCTCTTTGAAGAGGAACCTACATGGTATATACAAAAATTAAGTGCATTAGACAAAAAGGTTGTAAAAAGTACTAGTAATTTACTAGCCCATTATGCATGGTACCACGACCTTGAAGAAGTAATTAGTACAACCCAAGCATTATATGAAACAAACGAATTATCAGAAATAGAAAAAAAGACAATTAATGAAATCATAGAAGCGTTAGAAAGGCAGTTACGCGGGGATATTTAA
- a CDS encoding DMT family transporter — MRLSGVGLVMLAAICWGISGGIAAILMNKGWDPIVISFYRGAVGFICFFAWFLFRFKKNFIFSTRLYIWSLLAGVGVAGNFTFYAVSIQASSIAVAVTLMYTAPLFVLLISFLLRIERSTWFKWGCIFGVLMGIILLTGAYNTESISVSFLGIAAGLAAGLSYALFIFGFKNASSIGKPQTILTIAFLSFCLILLLFADNGETASVVTSSDIGWFLLLGLVGAGVSFIFYVIGLRLTVPSTASMVAMIEPVTASLFGVLLLGDHLTTIQLLGMVLILVTVTVLRVKQSEKKTMPSN, encoded by the coding sequence ATGAGACTTTCAGGTGTAGGTTTAGTTATGCTAGCTGCAATATGCTGGGGCATTAGTGGGGGAATTGCTGCTATTTTAATGAACAAGGGCTGGGATCCTATTGTGATTTCCTTTTACCGCGGGGCTGTTGGATTTATATGTTTTTTCGCGTGGTTCCTCTTTCGCTTTAAAAAAAATTTTATCTTCTCTACTCGTTTATACATTTGGTCCCTTTTGGCGGGTGTTGGTGTAGCTGGAAATTTCACATTTTATGCTGTCAGTATCCAAGCCTCAAGCATTGCTGTTGCCGTTACTTTAATGTACACCGCACCTCTATTCGTCCTATTAATCTCCTTTTTATTACGTATAGAACGTTCGACTTGGTTTAAATGGGGCTGCATTTTTGGTGTACTTATGGGAATTATTCTGCTTACAGGTGCCTACAATACCGAATCGATTTCAGTGAGTTTTCTAGGAATTGCAGCAGGGCTTGCTGCCGGCCTTTCCTACGCATTGTTTATATTCGGGTTTAAAAATGCCTCTTCTATCGGAAAGCCGCAGACGATCTTAACCATCGCCTTTTTGTCATTTTGTCTCATCCTTCTTCTTTTTGCTGACAATGGCGAAACAGCTAGTGTGGTGACGTCAAGCGACATAGGATGGTTTCTTCTATTAGGACTCGTAGGGGCTGGAGTATCATTTATATTTTATGTGATTGGCCTTCGGTTGACTGTCCCTTCAACTGCTTCGATGGTCGCTATGATAGAGCCTGTGACAGCTTCATTATTTGGGGTTCTGCTTCTCGGAGATCATTTGACCACCATACAACTTCTTGGAATGGTGCTCATTCTGGTTACGGTCACCGTACTTCGTGTGAAGCAGTCCGAGAAAAAGACTATGCCCAGTAACTAA
- a CDS encoding cytochrome-c peroxidase has product MMKKFILSMLAITLSGIFVACSDELSSGDMDEDLTDLVEELLSNDQLVPLGDIPIPEDNPMISEVLHLGEVLYFDKRLSGNDQVSCMSCHIPELGYGDGRATFETFDGGDGPRNSPTIINSGYYTSNFWDGRASSLEEQALGPIEDPNEMNMLLDDLIPKLQGIEGYEELFIEAGFDEITPEAIGKALAAFQRQIVVKDTSYDRFLKGETDALTNQEIRGLDLFAGEAGCINCHNGENLSDNQFYNVGLDTDDEGRYAVTGDEADKGAIRTPGLYGITHTGPYMSDGSIRTLEEVIEFYNRGGDGHPNTDSLIFELNLTDQEKEDLLAFLEVLGGEPPMFSKPELPGDD; this is encoded by the coding sequence ATGATGAAAAAGTTTATTTTATCCATGTTAGCAATTACTTTGAGTGGGATTTTTGTCGCTTGCTCTGATGAATTATCGTCAGGTGACATGGATGAAGATCTTACAGATCTTGTAGAAGAACTATTAAGTAACGACCAATTAGTACCACTTGGAGACATTCCAATACCAGAGGATAACCCAATGATTTCAGAGGTGCTGCATTTAGGTGAAGTGTTATATTTTGATAAGCGTCTTTCCGGAAATGATCAAGTGAGTTGTATGAGCTGCCACATTCCAGAATTGGGGTATGGAGATGGCAGAGCAACATTTGAAACATTTGATGGCGGGGATGGGCCGAGAAACTCACCAACGATTATTAATTCAGGCTATTATACCTCTAATTTTTGGGATGGTCGTGCTAGTTCTCTTGAAGAGCAGGCATTAGGACCGATTGAAGATCCAAATGAAATGAACATGTTGCTAGATGATCTTATTCCAAAATTACAAGGTATTGAAGGGTACGAAGAGTTATTTATAGAAGCAGGATTTGATGAAATTACACCTGAAGCGATTGGGAAAGCACTTGCTGCGTTTCAACGACAGATTGTTGTAAAAGATACATCGTATGACCGTTTCCTAAAAGGTGAAACAGATGCCCTTACAAATCAAGAAATTCGTGGCTTAGACCTTTTTGCAGGAGAAGCCGGTTGTATAAATTGCCACAATGGGGAAAATTTATCGGATAATCAATTTTACAATGTTGGTTTAGACACAGATGATGAAGGTCGATATGCTGTAACAGGAGATGAAGCCGATAAGGGAGCAATCCGAACTCCTGGCTTATACGGTATTACTCATACTGGCCCGTACATGAGTGATGGCAGTATTCGAACATTAGAAGAAGTGATAGAGTTTTACAATCGTGGTGGGGATGGACATCCAAATACGGATTCGCTCATCTTTGAGTTGAATCTAACCGATCAAGAAAAAGAAGATTTATTGGCATTTTTAGAAGTATTGGGTGGCGAGCCACCGATGTTCTCAAAGCCAGAACTTCCTGGAGATGACTAA
- a CDS encoding type II toxin-antitoxin system RelE/ParE family toxin, which produces MFARSIIDSIETTADFPYSGGIVPEMKNEMIREKVLTNYRIIYRINKDSIEVVRIIYNARNFKDINQ; this is translated from the coding sequence ATGTTCGCAAGGAGTATAATTGATTCCATTGAAACTACGGCTGACTTCCCATACTCTGGTGGAATAGTTCCCGAGATGAAAAATGAAATGATTAGAGAGAAAGTCTTAACGAACTATAGAATCATTTATCGAATTAACAAGGATTCAATAGAAGTTGTTCGAATCATTTACAATGCTAGGAATTTTAAAGATATAAACCAATAA
- a CDS encoding DUF421 domain-containing protein → MFFDFIWESIILVFTGFLLLRISGRKSIAQMTITTTVVMISIGAIIVKPIIEDSIIRTILTIAMFIGILIFIEYLQVKFNSLEKIFTGKAIPVIENGQVNIQNLKKMRLTVDKLEMQVRQNGISNLTDIKNATIEPNGQLGYELVPDARPLTVGEFKKLMGGMILQQNQTPDIDGSLFYEVKKKKHAFPNPDDLN, encoded by the coding sequence ATGTTTTTCGATTTCATTTGGGAATCCATTATCTTAGTCTTTACGGGATTTCTACTCCTTAGGATATCAGGTAGAAAATCAATTGCACAAATGACTATTACAACTACAGTTGTGATGATTTCAATTGGTGCAATCATTGTTAAACCAATTATAGAAGATAGTATTATACGAACAATTCTGACGATTGCCATGTTTATTGGAATACTTATATTCATTGAGTATCTACAAGTCAAATTTAACTCTCTTGAGAAAATATTTACAGGTAAGGCAATCCCTGTAATCGAAAATGGTCAAGTAAATATTCAGAACTTAAAAAAAATGCGTTTAACCGTCGATAAATTAGAAATGCAGGTCCGCCAAAATGGTATTTCTAATTTAACCGATATTAAGAATGCTACGATTGAGCCTAATGGTCAGTTAGGATATGAACTTGTGCCAGATGCAAGACCGCTAACGGTAGGAGAGTTTAAAAAATTGATGGGTGGAATGATATTGCAACAAAATCAAACACCAGATATTGATGGAAGCCTCTTTTATGAAGTCAAAAAGAAAAAACATGCTTTCCCTAATCCTGATGATTTAAATTAA
- a CDS encoding DEAD/DEAH box helicase: protein MSERNFAEYQLSEEINRALSLMKYEMPTEVQREVIPLAMKMEDLVVKSQTGSGKTAAFGIPICEMMNWEERNPQALILTPTRELAVQVREDIANIGRFKRIKAMAVYGKEPFSKQKEELKQRNHVVVGTPGRVLDHMERETLALDEIEYLVIDEADEMLNMGFINDVEAIIKALPANRVTMVFSATLPKDVENLCHKYMENPQHIEVASSGITTASIEHHLIKVNPKGKLTLLKDITVVENPDSCIIFCNTKEHVDTVFSELERANYSCEKLHGGLEQENRFSVMDGFKRGNFRYLVATDVAARGIDVDNVTLVINYDVPMEKEGYVHRTGRTGRSGNKGKAITFATPNDGKYLKGIEKYIGFPIPVMEAPSEEEVSRGKAAFDEKISGRRVVRNNKTQRINKDIMKLHFNGGKKKKLRPVDFVGTIANIPGVTAEDIGIITIQDTLTYVDIHNGKGSLVLEAMEHTTIKGKKLKVSLAIK from the coding sequence ATGAGTGAACGAAATTTTGCTGAGTATCAATTAAGTGAGGAAATAAATCGGGCACTTTCATTAATGAAATATGAAATGCCAACAGAGGTTCAAAGGGAAGTCATTCCACTAGCCATGAAAATGGAAGATCTAGTAGTTAAATCTCAAACGGGTAGCGGAAAAACTGCGGCCTTTGGAATCCCTATTTGTGAAATGATGAATTGGGAGGAAAGAAATCCCCAAGCATTAATTCTCACACCAACAAGGGAGCTTGCTGTTCAAGTTCGAGAGGATATTGCAAATATTGGTAGATTTAAGCGGATCAAAGCCATGGCTGTTTATGGAAAAGAGCCCTTCTCGAAACAAAAAGAGGAATTGAAACAAAGGAATCATGTTGTTGTTGGGACACCTGGACGGGTATTGGACCATATGGAAAGAGAAACCTTAGCATTGGATGAAATTGAGTATCTCGTTATTGATGAAGCAGATGAGATGCTAAATATGGGTTTCATCAACGATGTGGAAGCGATTATTAAGGCACTTCCTGCCAACAGAGTGACGATGGTGTTTTCTGCAACGTTGCCTAAAGATGTGGAAAATCTTTGTCATAAATATATGGAAAATCCCCAGCATATTGAGGTAGCGTCTTCAGGGATTACTACTGCTTCGATTGAACACCATTTAATTAAGGTTAACCCAAAAGGGAAGTTAACGCTCCTTAAAGATATAACCGTAGTGGAGAATCCAGACAGTTGTATTATTTTCTGCAATACGAAAGAGCATGTGGATACGGTGTTTTCCGAATTAGAACGTGCAAATTATTCCTGTGAAAAACTTCATGGTGGATTAGAGCAAGAAAACCGATTCTCCGTCATGGATGGATTTAAGAGGGGGAATTTCCGTTATCTGGTGGCGACGGATGTTGCTGCTAGGGGAATTGATGTTGACAATGTAACGTTAGTCATTAACTATGACGTCCCCATGGAAAAAGAAGGTTATGTTCACCGAACAGGAAGAACTGGCCGTTCCGGTAACAAAGGAAAAGCTATTACGTTTGCCACACCAAACGATGGGAAGTACCTTAAAGGGATCGAGAAGTACATTGGTTTTCCCATACCGGTCATGGAGGCACCTAGCGAGGAGGAAGTTTCTAGAGGGAAAGCTGCTTTTGATGAAAAAATTAGTGGCCGTCGAGTTGTTAGAAATAATAAAACGCAACGGATAAATAAAGATATTATGAAGCTCCATTTTAATGGTGGGAAAAAGAAGAAGCTTCGACCAGTAGATTTTGTTGGAACGATTGCTAATATTCCTGGGGTGACGGCAGAGGATATTGGGATAATTACTATCCAAGATACGTTAACCTACGTTGATATTCATAATGGAAAAGGATCGTTAGTGTTAGAAGCAATGGAACATACAACGATTAAAGGAAAAAAACTGAAGGTTAGCTTAGCCATTAAATAG
- a CDS encoding DUF6241 domain-containing protein produces MISNNHNFVISSALVLVFLIGSLLFLYSQLSQFEFNQQAQNNYLYSEVDKPPSVEVFHYGSDEQESMFDENWNPETSETGFKLYDHFHDDIRKSQDIDDKTLEEAFPMAMSERRMKETLIFMLNSKVVAEWKFNVFEITEERTERLLKVVRERGELEADFEHGEIYLNILLEWQNNNFSNSVDHHEILWGLRNGKTDGEAIRLFTPEEEQEFKEKGYPLPQAEHFKLRDGN; encoded by the coding sequence ATGATAAGCAATAATCACAATTTCGTAATTTCATCTGCGCTTGTATTAGTATTTTTAATTGGCTCTCTCTTGTTTTTATATTCGCAACTTTCTCAATTCGAATTTAACCAACAAGCGCAAAATAATTATCTTTATTCAGAAGTTGATAAACCTCCTTCAGTTGAAGTTTTTCATTATGGATCTGATGAACAAGAAAGCATGTTTGATGAAAATTGGAACCCCGAAACTTCTGAAACTGGCTTTAAGTTATACGACCATTTTCATGATGATATTAGAAAATCTCAAGACATAGATGATAAAACTTTAGAAGAAGCGTTCCCTATGGCAATGAGTGAAAGGCGCATGAAAGAAACGTTGATCTTTATGCTCAATTCAAAAGTGGTTGCCGAATGGAAATTTAATGTATTTGAAATAACGGAAGAACGAACAGAACGATTATTGAAAGTCGTCCGAGAGCGAGGGGAACTTGAAGCAGATTTTGAACATGGGGAAATATATTTGAATATTTTGTTAGAATGGCAAAATAACAATTTTTCCAATTCTGTTGATCATCATGAAATATTGTGGGGATTACGTAATGGAAAAACAGATGGAGAAGCGATAAGATTATTTACTCCAGAAGAAGAACAAGAATTTAAAGAAAAAGGTTATCCGTTGCCTCAAGCGGAGCATTTCAAATTACGAGATGGGAACTGA
- a CDS encoding cold-shock protein produces MQQGTVKWFNAEKGFGFIEVEGGDDVFVHFSAIQGEGFKTLEEGQTVTFDVEQGQRGPQATNVNKA; encoded by the coding sequence ATGCAACAAGGTACAGTAAAATGGTTTAACGCAGAAAAAGGATTCGGATTCATCGAGGTAGAAGGTGGAGACGACGTATTCGTACATTTCTCAGCTATTCAAGGCGAAGGGTTTAAAACTTTAGAAGAAGGTCAAACAGTTACTTTTGACGTTGAGCAAGGTCAACGTGGACCTCAAGCTACTAACGTAAACAAAGCATAA
- a CDS encoding universal stress protein: MNCTKILVAFDGSQTSKKAVERAKIIARNDESIEVIVVTAWDLPNTPYDSFTYHDLLEKYKESGFERKKEVEQLLEDLSNKVDVQVLRGHAANSILRFAKENKIDLIIIGNRGLGGIQRFFLGSVSFQVVQKADCDVLVVKNDSEE, translated from the coding sequence ATGAATTGTACGAAAATATTAGTAGCTTTTGACGGATCTCAAACGAGTAAAAAAGCGGTTGAACGAGCGAAAATCATTGCAAGAAACGATGAAAGTATTGAAGTTATCGTTGTCACTGCTTGGGACCTTCCTAATACGCCTTATGATAGCTTTACTTACCATGACTTACTAGAAAAATATAAAGAGAGTGGCTTTGAAAGAAAAAAAGAAGTTGAACAGTTACTTGAAGACTTAAGTAATAAAGTGGACGTTCAAGTATTAAGAGGCCATGCTGCAAATTCAATTTTAAGATTTGCTAAAGAAAATAAAATAGATTTGATCATTATCGGAAATCGAGGGTTAGGTGGAATACAAAGATTCTTTCTCGGAAGTGTCAGTTTTCAAGTCGTTCAAAAAGCAGATTGTGATGTTTTAGTTGTCAAAAATGATTCTGAAGAATAG
- a CDS encoding HEAT repeat domain-containing protein, protein MSNYEERTDLPANFDELKKSINRKANWRERLDAVEELAKWKSRETIELLKHSMAGDSVYKVREAAYRQLLDLGEKVTMPERKEGDAIKGTKKILVRIKKSLPKDHSYEDFKEKLKKMRIDVYDTYEGEKGADFDKWLEQLWSELRTR, encoded by the coding sequence TTGAGTAATTATGAAGAAAGAACAGATTTACCTGCGAATTTTGATGAATTAAAAAAGTCCATCAATAGAAAAGCGAATTGGCGGGAACGGTTGGATGCGGTAGAAGAGTTAGCGAAGTGGAAATCGAGAGAGACGATTGAATTATTAAAGCATAGTATGGCAGGTGATTCGGTCTATAAAGTTCGAGAAGCTGCTTACCGGCAACTTCTAGACTTAGGGGAAAAGGTGACGATGCCTGAAAGGAAAGAAGGCGACGCCATTAAAGGTACGAAAAAAATTCTTGTTCGCATAAAAAAGAGCCTGCCTAAGGATCACTCCTATGAAGATTTTAAAGAAAAACTGAAAAAGATGAGAATTGATGTGTATGATACATATGAAGGAGAGAAGGGTGCGGATTTTGATAAGTGGCTTGAGCAGTTGTGGTCTGAATTACGGACGAGATAA
- a CDS encoding RDD family protein, producing MANEVYAGFLRRFFAFFIDMVLILYPLNLFNHLVFGLGERQETIWFNIPIFVIWSLYRIVLPVTKLQGTVGKALFGLKLVDQEGDKLTIAKSAGRYLSEFLSLIFFIGYLMVAFTERKTGLHDKLAKTYVVYKKNVLHS from the coding sequence ATGGCAAATGAAGTTTATGCAGGGTTCTTGAGAAGGTTCTTTGCCTTTTTTATCGATATGGTGCTCATTCTGTATCCACTTAATTTATTTAACCACCTTGTATTCGGCTTGGGGGAGAGGCAGGAGACGATCTGGTTTAACATTCCCATTTTCGTCATCTGGTCTTTGTATAGAATCGTTTTGCCCGTAACAAAGCTTCAAGGTACAGTTGGTAAAGCGCTTTTCGGTTTGAAATTGGTCGACCAAGAAGGGGATAAATTAACTATAGCTAAGTCCGCTGGAAGATATTTAAGTGAATTTCTTTCACTCATATTTTTTATTGGTTATTTAATGGTGGCTTTTACTGAAAGGAAAACAGGGCTCCATGATAAACTGGCGAAAACGTATGTCGTATATAAGAAAAATGTGTTGCATAGTTAA
- a CDS encoding cold-shock protein, whose translation MQQGTVKWFNAEKGFGFIEVEGGDDVFVHFSAIQGEGFKTLDEGQTVNFDVEQGQRGPQATNVNKA comes from the coding sequence ATGCAACAAGGTACAGTAAAATGGTTTAACGCAGAAAAAGGATTCGGATTCATCGAGGTAGAAGGTGGAGACGATGTATTCGTACATTTCTCAGCTATTCAAGGCGAAGGGTTTAAAACTTTAGATGAAGGTCAAACAGTTAATTTTGACGTTGAGCAAGGTCAACGTGGACCTCAAGCTACTAACGTAAACAAAGCATAA
- a CDS encoding alpha/beta fold hydrolase has product MPYAKQKRQPAIYYETIGKGTPVILIPPPGVGHLAFRYQIPLMDVCMLIMFDIRGDCRSDRSSEPITMSQLTYDVKRVLDANNVDNAIVCGYSNGALIAQEFALTYPEKTLGLILIGGYPEVKTFLLEKEYQIGIWAAKNELMTLLATALAKNHFTDKQHADELYQEIKRTDPQMLASQYHLGLHHSCLNRLHQLNVPLLKIYGADDHYIQVYQYLFRHLVRDVEVVYVDKTKHQVPTKSPHACNALIKEWMTRKNLIHLN; this is encoded by the coding sequence ATGCCGTATGCGAAACAAAAGCGCCAACCAGCTATTTACTATGAAACCATAGGAAAGGGAACACCCGTTATCCTTATTCCACCTCCTGGAGTTGGGCATCTGGCCTTTCGTTATCAAATTCCTTTAATGGATGTATGCATGCTCATCATGTTTGATATAAGAGGTGATTGTCGCAGTGATCGAAGCTCTGAACCAATTACGATGTCACAACTTACTTACGACGTGAAACGAGTCTTAGATGCCAATAATGTGGACAATGCTATTGTTTGTGGTTATTCAAACGGGGCACTGATCGCCCAAGAATTTGCGCTCACGTATCCTGAAAAAACATTAGGGCTTATCCTCATTGGCGGTTACCCTGAAGTAAAAACCTTTTTACTAGAGAAGGAATATCAAATAGGTATATGGGCTGCCAAAAATGAGTTAATGACACTACTTGCAACAGCACTTGCCAAAAATCATTTTACTGATAAACAACATGCTGATGAGTTGTATCAAGAAATTAAACGAACAGATCCACAAATGTTAGCAAGCCAATACCATCTTGGTTTACATCACAGCTGCTTAAACCGGTTACATCAATTGAATGTCCCATTATTAAAAATTTACGGTGCTGACGATCATTACATTCAAGTTTATCAATATTTGTTTCGGCATTTAGTCCGGGATGTTGAGGTTGTATATGTAGACAAAACAAAACATCAAGTTCCTACAAAATCTCCCCATGCATGTAATGCTTTAATAAAAGAATGGATGACAAGGAAAAACTTGATTCACTTAAATTAA
- a CDS encoding cytidine deaminase, protein MLNVRPLENKDFELIREAEKVIENNYSYGRHHIGAAVRTTSGNIFSSVHVEANVGRITVCGEAMAIGKSISEGEHEFETIVAVAHPHPHEDIEKCWVVAPCGMCRELISDYGKGADVIIMYNGDLVKCNAMELLPEKYTSDVE, encoded by the coding sequence ATGCTTAACGTAAGACCACTAGAAAATAAAGACTTTGAATTAATTAGGGAAGCAGAAAAAGTAATTGAAAATAATTATAGTTATGGGCGACATCATATTGGTGCAGCCGTACGAACCACGTCAGGTAATATCTTTTCATCGGTTCATGTAGAAGCAAACGTTGGAAGAATTACAGTTTGTGGTGAGGCAATGGCTATTGGTAAGTCTATATCTGAAGGGGAACATGAATTTGAGACAATTGTAGCCGTAGCTCACCCTCATCCTCACGAAGATATAGAGAAATGTTGGGTTGTAGCCCCTTGTGGTATGTGTCGTGAGTTAATTAGTGACTATGGTAAAGGTGCGGATGTAATCATTATGTACAATGGAGATTTAGTTAAATGTAATGCAATGGAGTTGTTACCAGAAAAATATACAAGTGATGTGGAATAG
- a CDS encoding PAS domain S-box protein, with the protein MRQIQNDNLFLNAFHFASIGMAVVSLEGKFLKVNQSLCRILGYSEKELEHITFQDVSFPDDLDVDLNNVKKMLNDDDIKYYEMEKRYIHRKGNLIWVLLSVSLVKDEQDRPLYFISHMQDITEQKRLIEQVEKNEAQYRKLIEYSPESMVIHSEGKIDYINEAGVKTIGANSYKSILGRNISDFIHPDHREDVFKRIKKTIALNKHLEPYDSKIIDVHGNVIDGRFSSVPIDYKGKKALQVIISNVTERNKLEETVRKSEERFRLLAEYSSDMITLHDVDGKYLYTSPACKRILQYDEEEMIGKEAYLFIHPHDHEITRKKHQTLLETGYCTSSYRMLRSDGEYIWFESSIRLLQGVNSKDHKLIAVSRNITERKLTEQKLKEANEILKQLSTIDGLTGVKNRRSFDACIEAEWNRARRNSKPLSLIMIDLDHFKAYNDIYGHQAGDECLKVVANAIEGTLRRLGDLVFRYGGEEFSVVLPESDEEGAYVVAEKIRVAIGRLNIPHSGSKVSDHITISLGTATLVPSDHCNMNTLINNADTALYQAKQDGRNRTKSYEKRFIRNPSQW; encoded by the coding sequence ATGAGACAAATCCAGAATGATAACCTTTTTTTGAATGCGTTTCATTTTGCTTCTATTGGAATGGCGGTCGTATCCCTAGAGGGGAAGTTTCTAAAAGTCAATCAATCTTTATGTAGAATTCTCGGATACTCTGAAAAGGAACTTGAACACATCACATTTCAAGATGTAAGTTTTCCTGATGATTTAGATGTAGACTTAAACAATGTCAAAAAAATGTTAAATGATGATGACATCAAATATTATGAAATGGAAAAGCGTTACATTCATAGAAAAGGGAATTTAATATGGGTGTTATTAAGTGTTTCATTGGTGAAAGACGAACAAGACCGCCCATTATATTTTATTTCACACATGCAAGATATTACGGAACAAAAAAGATTAATAGAACAGGTAGAGAAAAATGAAGCACAATATAGGAAACTCATCGAGTATTCACCAGAGTCAATGGTTATTCATTCTGAAGGGAAAATTGATTATATAAATGAAGCAGGGGTAAAAACGATTGGCGCAAATAGCTATAAAAGCATTTTAGGCAGAAACATTAGCGACTTTATTCATCCTGATCATCGAGAAGATGTTTTCAAGCGGATCAAAAAAACGATTGCTTTAAATAAGCATCTTGAACCCTATGATAGTAAAATTATTGATGTTCATGGGAACGTAATTGATGGTAGATTTTCCTCTGTACCAATCGATTACAAAGGGAAAAAGGCGCTTCAAGTCATCATTTCTAATGTTACAGAAAGAAATAAATTAGAAGAAACCGTAAGAAAAAGTGAAGAACGTTTTCGTTTATTGGCAGAATATTCAAGTGATATGATCACTTTACATGATGTTGATGGGAAATACTTATATACATCACCAGCTTGTAAACGAATTTTGCAATATGATGAAGAAGAAATGATTGGTAAAGAGGCTTATTTGTTTATTCATCCTCATGACCATGAAATCACCAGAAAGAAACATCAAACATTATTAGAAACTGGTTACTGCACTTCTTCATATCGAATGCTTAGGAGTGATGGTGAATATATATGGTTTGAATCATCTATAAGGTTGTTACAGGGAGTAAACTCTAAAGATCATAAGCTGATTGCGGTATCTCGTAATATTACAGAGCGGAAGTTGACTGAGCAAAAGCTTAAAGAAGCGAATGAAATTTTAAAGCAGCTCTCGACGATAGACGGACTAACCGGAGTGAAGAATCGTAGAAGTTTCGATGCATGTATAGAAGCAGAATGGAATCGAGCTAGAAGAAACTCCAAACCTTTATCCTTGATTATGATAGACCTTGACCACTTCAAAGCTTATAACGATATATATGGACATCAAGCAGGAGATGAATGTCTGAAGGTAGTTGCTAATGCAATAGAAGGCACCCTTAGGAGATTAGGGGACTTAGTTTTCCGGTATGGAGGCGAAGAATTTAGTGTGGTCCTCCCTGAGTCTGATGAAGAAGGAGCATATGTTGTTGCAGAAAAAATTAGAGTAGCCATTGGAAGGTTAAATATTCCACATTCAGGTTCTAAAGTCAGCGATCACATTACGATAAGTTTAGGTACAGCAACGTTAGTACCGTCTGATCATTGTAATATGAATACCTTAATTAATAATGCTGATACGGCTTTATATCAAGCGAAACAAGATGGGAGAAACCGCACTAAATCATATGAAAAAAGGTTTATTAGAAATCCTTCCCAATGGTAA